GAAATGTGTTCTACAAAATGTTAAATGCTATCTGAGAGTTGTCTAAAGTGTCCTTCAGCACCGTTTAAGGTGGACAGACATCTCAGACATATTccctgggtgtggaggtggacctCATAGGGAAAAACTTGGCTGGGTATCGGTGATCCTCCTTCGGGGGGCAGTTCCAACACAGAAGCCCTCCCCCCATTAACAGCAGCGTGGCAGCGCCCCAGCCAATATACAGGGCTGCCCCCAGCTCCCTTCTCTGGGCCTCAATCAGCATGGGGTTGTAGAAGTCCCTGATGATGGTGTTGGCTGACCAGGACACAGGGATGAGACAGAGAGCACCGGACACAATGTAAAGGACTCCAGACGCAATACACGCTTTAGCCTTGGAGCTCTCCTCTTCAATGCAGTTGGTGCACTTCCCACCGGCAATAGACAGAAATATACCAAATATACCCGTGATAATGGAGATGATGATCATGGCCCGGGCAGCCTGGAGGTCCTGGGGTAGAGCCAGCATGGAGTCGTACACCTTACACTGCATCTGTCCTGTGCTCTGGACCACGCAGTTCATCCACATGCCCTCCCAGATGTTCTGAGCTGTGACGATGTTGGCACCAATGAAGGCCGTAACCCTCCACATAGGCAGAGCACACACTACTAGGACCAAGAGCCATCCAAGTAACGCCATAATCATGCCCATCAACTGTATGCCCTGAGAAGCCATCTTGTCCAGATAAAGCACACTTCAACCTAGCTCCAAGGGTTCTTGTCCCAAAGTCAAAAGATGAATGAGACAAAGGAGACTAGTACTTATAGACTGTGTTGTTGTAGGTGGGGTTTCTGAAACTTTTTGGGATATGCAGGTATTCTACAGTCCCATGGATGTTTATACACAAACAGTGTCCAAACTAGTGACCTCCCAGACAGCTGACATACCAGTAAAACAATACCTTCAAGGTCACAAACGTAAACAGACTCGCTATATTCACTCGTTTAGCTACCAAACTTGCATATCAAATATTTAAATTAAGTGGCTATTTCACTAAAGGTGGAATTGATCAGATCACATGTGTATGAGACTGGGCGTTTCACCAGCATGTCCTATTCTTGAATTTCAAGCTGGCTGTCTAGTTAACTGTTTTATGTTTCCAAGTACACATTGCCAAGGGTATGCCACTAGATTAACATACACCACGATATTGatttagggagtcagatggctgagcggtgagggagtcgggctagtaacctgaaggttgccagttcgattcctggctgtgccaaatgacgttgtgtccctgggcaaggcacttcaccctacttgcctcagggggaatgtccctgtacttactgtaagtcgctctggataagagcgtctgctcaatgactaaatgtagtgtttAGATTATTTGGTTATGGGTGCTAATCTGTTGGCAACTGTGAAGCCCCTCGTTATGTTGCCCGTAATAAGgagctatacaaataacattggGTTGGATTTTATAAAAATGATGGAAAAGGTTAATAAAACAAGAAACAATTTATTCTCCTTTGCATATATTTTGTATCtttatgtacagtacatttttaTCACCATGAACCTTTACACATACAAAAAACACGAAGCATAACAAAAGCATCATTTGTAAGGTGTATTGTGTACATATAAAATAAATTAAGATACAATTTCTAATTCTGTTTCAGTATTAGTTTGTATATAGTTTGTCAGCATCCATGCATTTGGAATACTGCAGTGTTAGCTAATGCAGTCCAATCATGCTCAACTTGGTGTGGTGCCAGTCAGCCCCTCAACAATCAGAAGGAATGCCTAATTTTCCTGAAGTACTGTTTGTCTAGAGCTCAAGATAAATATATTGAACCAAAACCTTGAGTAACAGTGAAGTTCATACTTAACATTGAGAATAAACATTCCTTTTCAGTCTCTTGTTTTTTGTCCTTGAAATCTCAAATTGTCCAACTCAAACAAAATTTTTGGGAGCTGCAGATCTGGCAGCAGAGTACTTGGCATTGTAGGTGTCATCTTTATTGGGGCAGTTGGCGCACAGGAGACCCCCTCCCAGGATCATTAGAGCTGAAGCCCCCCAACCGATGTATAGCGATGCGCCGAGCTCCATTTTCTGAGAACTGTTCAACATGGGATTGTAGAAGTCCTTGATGATGCTGTTAGCCGTCCAGCAGACAGGAACGAGGCACAGAACACCGGCAATGATAAAGACCACACCTGAAACCATGCCTATCTTGGCTTTGGCTCTCTCATCTTCCACACAGTTGGTGCACTTGCCCCCTACCATGGCCAGGAAGATCCCAACCATGCCAACCATGATGGAGATGATGGTGAGGGCACGAGCAGCCTGGAGTTCCTGGGGAAGAGCCAACATGGAGTCGTAGACCTTACACTGCATCTGTCCAGTGCTCTGGACCACGCAGCTCATCCAGATGCCCTCCCAGATGGTTTGGGCAGTGACAATGTTATCTCCAATATAGGCAGTGACCTTCCACTGGGGCAGGACACAGACCACGATGGCAGCGATCCATCCAATGAGGCCGAGGCAAGTGCCCAGCATCTGAAAGCCAGCAGATGTCATTTTCTTGatttcctttatatttctgcAGTCGTGAAAAGGAAGTTCAAAAGTAAATGCGCCTTAGAAATCAGCCGCTATGTCTTGCTTGAGAGATCTCCAAGAATAAGAGTGACAACACATCTGGGACAGGTGCTTATATACTCCTGTCTTAGGAAGGGCCTGGCAGTATTCCACAGTTGCTATGAcagccccctcccacccatATCACGTGTTGTCAGGACGTGTTGTGTCTCATCTTGTCGTAGGTGGAACCAATATTTGGTTATCAAATATTGCTGGGAAACCCAAACACAATGTTCGGCAACACCCTTTAAAGTGCAGTGTCTAATTTCTTTACTTCCTTTCATTTCAACTCAATCTGTAAGGAAATGATATTTCTACATTCATCAACTGCCAATACATCCAAAACAAATACATCCATCTATGCACATGGGCATAACACATGGGCAAATAGTCACATACAGTTGCTTCTATAGTCATACTGTATCACATACTTGACATAGATCACATAGATCTTTAAGATCAATAATGTTATTGAAGAATTAAACAATAATTGTTATCACTTTAATGTAAAATATCAATCTACACTGTCTGTTCACTCTATCACTGTATCTATCTATTTAACTGTATATATTAGTGAAAAGGTTTGTAATGACATCCAGACATCAACAAGATTACAGCATAATTGAAAGTCAGAACTTTTGATTTCCATTTCAAATGcccattcacagacacacaaatgttTAAATACTTGAGCAGATGACATTTTTTACCAGTAAAGCAATAGATGAAAAACCATTCCAAGACAAAAATGTAACAGCAATAAAGAAGAAACTCGGATGATGCTCTGGCAAGTAAattataggcctgaatgcacaTTACTCCAAAAAGACTTCAACAAAACGCTGTTTTCATCCATACTTATCATCCAAGTATTAATCAATTGATTCAGAACTAGACATCCCATCAGATTCCCACCAGAGCCATCACTGCTGTTCACTGCTGTTTCAGCTATGGGCTGAGACATAGGCTTACTTTGACGATGGGACACCTTGAAAGCAAGCATTAGGAAAAACACAGGTAAGGCTGACCTTGCAGTGTGGTGAATGGCAGTCCTTGGTAGGGCTGTCGCTGTCCCTCGCTCTTCGTCTGGAGGATGTGTTTGCTCTGGCGGGGGTCTTGCTTGTTCTCTGGTCGGGGGTGTGCAGTAtagaggagacatgagaggaaGACGTTACAGAAATGACAAAACATAAAGCAAGGTGATCGCAGTAGTTGGACagacccccccccttcacacacacacacacacacatggttgaatggatgggagagcgagagagagagataagggttGAGTCACACATGAAAGAAAGCACTGTTTTAGGGCCAAATCCGCTGTTAGGACAATAAAGTCTCTATTTTACTCAGCTAGTTAATTAAAGGTACTCTGGCTTGAGGCTTGAGATTGAGTTCCACACACAGGTAAGCACAGAGGAATTCCACAATTAAGGCTTCGTGGAGAGATGGTTTGGGGCATATCACCTTCTCACTGAGATTGCTCTTAGTGCTGGATATCAGATAAGCCTTAGAGGGGTTTACTGTTTGAAGATCATACACCCGACATAAGATCACATAGTAAACATGTAATCAGACTCTCAGGCAAAAACTGTTCTGCTCTGCTGAAATGCGTCAAAAACAAATTTGAATACATACTGTTTTCTTGTACAACCGTAATAAGTAATTTCCTTTTTTCATAAATAAGGAACAAGATGTAGGCCTATGGTGTCTATTAAATAGCTGACACAATCAAATCTGGCCAAAACAAAATTCCTTACTAACTTTTATATAGGTCTAAAAGTTCCAGTCCAACTTCCTTCCAAGGACACACTCGCTGTGGTTATCACATGCCCAGATACACAAAAACAGAATCTTATTCTATGTCCTGCCATACCCTTTCAGAGTTAAAATGTGTGTACTTCTACATAATTATCACAGCTCACTACAATTGatttgttttaaaattacaTTTCAAAATAATATTATTTCAAAGGGCATTTGGAAGTAaacaaacagtaaaaaaaatgacAGATAACCGTGATTTGTTTGCTATTTGTGCTAATCATTCACCCTTGTGAATTTAATACACTTTCACTTTGGAAATAAAAACTGAATaaaacacactatacacacaaactgagacaaAGAACAATTGTTTTTGTAGTCTTTGGGTTGTGTTTCTTAACTCTCCCGTGAGAACATTCTGCAGGGAAATAGGAGACATGTATTAGCAGGCACAGAGGGCAGGTCTGAGATATACACTGACGGCTGCTAGTTCTGGACTAATTAAAGCAATCAAACAAACTTCCCAAAACCTGCTCGGTGACTTTGGATTTTGTTTACATATAATACTTGTGTAAAGGCCAATGAGTTGTATTTGCAAACAATATtgtgttgtaaaaaaaaattaaaaatagaACCTAAAACCTTTTACAACCTATTACTAGTGTTTACATATTGGCAGGATAGTATTGAAGTCATTTTGAAGGGACAGAGTTTCATTGAGTAATCCAAATGACATGCGTGTCATGATGATCTCAAGTTACTTGAGTAGCATGAGACATTCAGTGACTCACGCATGTTTGGAAGTGACATCACAACCTCACAAGCATcaacaaaataattattttgaGTGTTTGGCAAAGTTGGTCAAATACATCGGAATCACTCAAATCCTTTAATATGGGTTTTTGGTTTACTGCCTTGAAAACATACAGACATTAACTAGTTCCTTTAAACTGTAATTATACGGGCTGAATATATTTCAAGTTatatatgggagtcagatggctgagcggagagggagtcaggctagtaatctgaaatttgccagttcgattcccagccgtgcaaaatgacgttgtgtcaaggcacttcaccctacttgcttctgggggaatgtccctgtacttactgtaagtcgctctggataagagcgtctgctaaatgtaaatatatctaAAAGGAGGTTGTGTAATAAGGGTTAAAGAAATAAATGGTGTTATGCCATAAGTGACTGGGAAAGATGTTGGGTGAGAAAAAAACAGATTTTCCCTCAGGGGTTTTCTGTTACTCATTTGCATAGACTTAACTCCAAAGGGCAATGTTGCACGATGGCAGTATGATCGTTAATACATTTTAAGGAAAGGCAGTCACTTGACATGTTAAAGTATATAATTGTAACGCTATGAGGAAgaaatgtttgttgtttgttagtcggtctgtctgtctttctctgtctcacacttACTCACTTAGTAAGTGTCTTAGTTCTCAAAAGAAGGTAAGTCTCTACATAGAATGGTAATTCGTGGAAAGAGGTTCTAAGTGTACATGGGTAGGAGTGACAAGGCAGGCCAGCCACTTATTGTTACAAGTAGAAATTGGTTTAACCTGTTTCCACTCCCATGGCAGGTTTCATGAGGAAGTGTTCAAGTGTGCATGTGAGCTTTTCAGGAAAAGGTAAATCTACATACAGTGTCAGCTTTAATTCGAGGCATTAATTGAAGGGTCCCAACAAACTGTTTCTGTATTACTGTAAAAATATCCGTCCAGCATCTTGTGAATATCGATGGGGGGGAAATTTGCTAACACTTAGTTTGATGGTAAAAGTAAATACACAAATCCTAACCTACCTTTTTATGTGACAATTAACTTGAACATTACATGCTTTGGTTACACTTTCAACCAATTTTTGAAGAACATTTGAGAACATTTCCCTCCTTTGCCACAGGGTGGTGACTTGTAACAGGGCCCATGAGTCAGGCATGCACAGCTCCACCAATCATCTCCACTGTTGTTATTCAAACTGTCATGGAGGTATTCTGGGGAATGTGGAGGGTTAACAGACAAGAGTATTGATGCAATGTTCTCAGATTTCTGAAAGAGACATAGCGGTGTTGACAAGAAGTGACACTGTTGAGATACAGTAATACTGTACAACCTGTATAAACTGAATGTAATTTACAGTTGGAGGCACAACAGTGTGACAGTTTCAACTCAAAAACCAGAAAGCCATGTCAAGACATGCAGAGTTGGAGACAACATAGAGAAGGCTACACTGGCCCCCTCTGGCTGCATGTCTTGCAGACAGTAACAGAGGTACAGTATGTGATTGTCGTTCCCAAATTCAAGAGTAACCTTCAGTTCACACAGACTCTGGCTTGAAACACAGTAATGGGTTTCACTGTACATAAAgaatgttatatatatatatatatgtcattACGTGAGAATGTTGACTGTTGTTGTCATAGCCACC
The genomic region above belongs to Osmerus eperlanus chromosome 11, fOsmEpe2.1, whole genome shotgun sequence and contains:
- the LOC134029321 gene encoding claudin-4-like — protein: MASQGIQLMGMIMALLGWLLVLVVCALPMWRVTAFIGANIVTAQNIWEGMWMNCVVQSTGQMQCKVYDSMLALPQDLQAARAMIIISIITGIFGIFLSIAGGKCTNCIEEESSKAKACIASGVLYIVSGALCLIPVSWSANTIIRDFYNPMLIEAQRRELGAALYIGWGAATLLLMGGGLLCWNCPPKEDHRYPAKFFPMRSTSTPREYV
- the LOC134029322 gene encoding claudin-4-like; translation: MTSAGFQMLGTCLGLIGWIAAIVVCVLPQWKVTAYIGDNIVTAQTIWEGIWMSCVVQSTGQMQCKVYDSMLALPQELQAARALTIISIMVGMVGIFLAMVGGKCTNCVEDERAKAKIGMVSGVVFIIAGVLCLVPVCWTANSIIKDFYNPMLNSSQKMELGASLYIGWGASALMILGGGLLCANCPNKDDTYNAKYSAARSAAPKNFV